The proteins below come from a single Parachlamydiales bacterium genomic window:
- the kdpB gene encoding potassium-transporting ATPase subunit KdpB → MKRSGILTSDIVISSIKDAFLKLSPWHQIKNPVMFVTFLGAILTTLFSLLHTYSSFNLQLTLWLWFTVFFANFASAIAEGRGKAQAASLKKTQTETPAIKIVDGKEISVPAAQLKKGDIIACAVGDTIPADGEVIEGIATVDESAITGESAPVIRESGGDRSAVTAGTRIVSDKILIEVTSEKGHSFLDKMIHLIEGAQRQKTPNEIALNIVLSALTLIFVLNVVSIKNFADYSAQASGQDISGIVTIQVLIALLVCLIPTTISALLSAIGIAGMDRLIQSNVIAKSGKAVEAAGDIDLLILDKTGTITLGNRMATEFYPAKGVSEKQLAEAALLASLSDETPEGRSIVVLAKNKFDLRGESFDAHNSRFVPFTAQTRMSGIDLTDKDQHTTVRSIRKGAVDAVKNYIEHMGSSIDQELETHISKIANSGGTPLLVCDGDKVLGVVQLKDIIKGGIKERFAEMRKMGIRTVMITGDNPLTAGAIAAEAGVDDFIAQATPEMKLAHIQEEQKSGHLIAMTGDGTNDAPALAQADVGLAMNTGTQASREAGNMVDLDSNPTKLIDIVEIGKQLLMTRGALTTFSISNDVAKYFAIIPALFGTLYAASGQEGPLQHLNLMRLYSPESAILSAVIFNALIIIALIPLALKGVPYRPQTAAELLRHNLLVYGLGGLVAPFIGIKIIDLCISGIGLV, encoded by the coding sequence ATGAAAAGATCAGGCATACTTACTTCAGACATTGTGATTAGCTCTATCAAAGATGCTTTCTTAAAACTTTCTCCTTGGCATCAAATAAAAAATCCGGTGATGTTTGTCACTTTTCTCGGGGCTATTCTGACAACCCTCTTCTCATTATTACACACATATTCCAGCTTTAACTTACAGCTCACCTTGTGGCTTTGGTTTACAGTTTTCTTTGCTAACTTCGCCAGCGCAATAGCTGAAGGGCGTGGTAAGGCGCAGGCCGCAAGCTTAAAGAAAACACAAACCGAGACGCCTGCAATAAAAATTGTAGATGGCAAAGAAATTTCTGTGCCTGCTGCACAACTTAAAAAAGGGGATATCATTGCCTGCGCAGTGGGAGATACTATTCCTGCAGATGGAGAAGTGATCGAAGGTATTGCTACAGTCGATGAATCTGCAATCACCGGCGAATCGGCACCGGTCATACGTGAAAGCGGGGGTGACAGGAGTGCAGTCACTGCCGGCACACGTATTGTCAGTGATAAGATTCTTATTGAAGTGACTTCAGAAAAAGGACATAGTTTTTTAGATAAGATGATCCATCTCATTGAGGGAGCGCAGCGCCAGAAAACACCGAATGAGATAGCTTTAAATATTGTCTTATCCGCATTGACACTAATTTTTGTCCTCAATGTAGTCTCGATTAAGAACTTCGCTGACTATAGCGCTCAGGCTTCCGGCCAGGATATTTCAGGTATTGTGACCATACAAGTCCTCATTGCCCTGCTTGTCTGTCTCATCCCCACCACCATAAGCGCCTTACTCTCTGCCATCGGTATTGCGGGGATGGACAGGTTGATCCAAAGTAATGTCATCGCAAAAAGTGGTAAAGCGGTCGAAGCTGCAGGAGATATCGACCTGCTTATCTTGGATAAGACGGGAACGATTACCCTAGGTAACCGTATGGCAACAGAGTTCTATCCTGCGAAAGGGGTGTCTGAGAAGCAATTAGCAGAAGCAGCATTGCTTGCATCCCTATCTGATGAAACACCTGAAGGACGCTCAATCGTCGTTCTTGCAAAAAACAAATTTGATCTGCGCGGAGAGTCCTTCGATGCGCATAACTCGCGCTTTGTTCCATTTACAGCCCAGACACGCATGAGTGGAATCGACTTAACAGATAAAGATCAGCATACGACAGTGCGTTCAATACGCAAAGGGGCAGTCGATGCCGTGAAAAATTATATCGAACATATGGGCAGCAGTATCGACCAGGAGCTTGAAACACATATCTCCAAGATCGCAAATAGCGGCGGTACCCCATTGCTTGTCTGCGACGGTGATAAAGTCCTAGGAGTAGTGCAACTTAAGGATATTATCAAGGGCGGTATTAAGGAACGGTTTGCTGAAATGCGCAAGATGGGAATTAGGACTGTGATGATCACAGGTGACAACCCCCTCACCGCAGGAGCCATCGCAGCGGAAGCAGGCGTGGACGATTTTATTGCTCAGGCTACCCCTGAAATGAAGCTGGCCCACATACAGGAAGAACAGAAATCCGGCCACCTCATCGCTATGACAGGAGACGGCACCAATGACGCGCCAGCTCTAGCACAAGCAGATGTCGGCCTAGCGATGAATACAGGAACCCAAGCTTCACGCGAAGCAGGCAATATGGTGGACTTAGATAGTAACCCCACAAAACTCATAGACATCGTGGAGATCGGCAAACAGCTGCTAATGACCCGAGGAGCTTTGACGACCTTCAGCATCTCAAATGATGTAGCAAAATACTTCGCTATCATCCCGGCATTATTTGGGACGCTCTATGCCGCATCAGGTCAAGAAGGCCCGCTTCAGCATCTTAATTTGATGCGTCTTTATTCACCTGAAAGCGCTATTCTTAGCGCCGTGATATTCAATGCTCTGATTATTATTGCTTTGATCCCCTTAGCATTGAAAGGAGTGCCTTATCGCCCTCAGACAGCGGCGGAACTTCTACGTCATAATCTTCTAGTCTATGGGCTAGGGGGATTAGTAGCGCCATTTATCGGCATAAAAATTATCGATCTCTGCATTTCAGGTATAGGACTGGTATAA